The genomic stretch GAAACCGCGCAAGAGCGGAAAAGCCTTATCCTTGCGCCTTTGAACGATTAGCGAAGGGGCCGGTTCTGGTAGGCAATGTTTGGTCGGTTAACCGGCGGGCGGAGATTGTCACCCAGCATGAAATCGGCGCGCACGATGCGGTGGAGCATGGCCTCCGGGATCGGTGCGATAAAGCGCACGCCGACTCGGTTGCCATTCCGATAGGCTTCAGCGCAGCCGATGCGGTCGGCCAGTCCGATGATCTGCAGGTAATAATGCTTGGAGAGGCCTATGGTTGTCGTGATTTCGAGCCCGGCGCCGCCCTGGGAGATGTCCAGCACTTCGCAGCTCCGCATGGTAATGCCGCTGAGGCCAGGATTGACCGCCATAATACGTGCGGGACGGCGGACGTAGAAGCGCTCCCACTTGCGTTCGTACATCTCAGAACTGACACCCGCCAGATGCGTCGCATTCTCCATGCAAGGTCCTCTTAATTTGGACTTTTCTGAAATACACCTTGCGCTGCAAGTTTTGCATTATCATCAACCAAAAGGCTCGCATTTTAGTGATTTGAAACTTTGCAGTAACGCTTCAAGTGATTTTTGATTGCAGAAATTGTAGCGATGCCTGCTTTGATTGAGTGTCTGCGGCTCTGGTCCATGAACGCATCGCCAGCAGCTCCGGCTCCTGTGGAGCGAGGGTGGTCTTGTGAGTCGGTTCAAGCTGTGCGGCCAAGCGCGTCCCTAATGATCGAGCTCGAAGGAGAGCCTGACGACGTGGTGGAGAAATTCGGCGTCGATCAGCATGTTGAAGCCGATGGTGACCTTCTCGGCTTCGCGGCGGACGAGCGTGCTGCCGATTTCATCATGAATTCCGAGAATTTCGAGGAAGAAGTTTTTCGGCACCGGCAGGTGAGGGCTGACCTCTAGCTCCGCTCCATAGAGCGATATGTTTCGGATCAGGCATCGTATGCTGGTTTTGGTGCTGAGATGGTGCCCGACGAGCACGATCCGACCCGGACGATCAACGGTAAACTTGCGATAAACCTGATCCGGCGGGATTGTTGCCTTCGGATTGAGTCGGTCTTCCAGATGCATGATGATCCTCCTTCCATCACTGCACGGATAAGTAATAGGGCATCCGCGTCACTACTTCCTCTCCGGGATCGTTAGAATTCGACGGATCGACGCATAAACCCTTGCTCTCAGTGGATTTGTTGGACTTGGGCGATGCTTCGTCATGCCGCGATCAGAAAAGTGGGACTCGGCGATGTCGCAGAGCCGTCTGGGGCAGATCAACCGGGGCCATTCGTCTTTGTAAACTTGACCCGCCTGCGCCACAAAGCTAGGCCTTGCTCAGCACTGGTGCTGGCACGAAACGAGCTGGCGCGATCGGGATCAAGACGTTTCAAGGAATGCGTTCGGTGTCGGACAGACTGGTAATCATCGGAGCAGGGCAGGCGGGTTTTGCGCTGGCTGCCAAACTGAGGGCGCTGAAGGATATGCGTCCGATCACTCTGATCGGCAGCGAGGCGGAGCTTCCCTATCAGCGTCCTCCGCTTTCCAAGAAATATCTGCTCGGCGAGATGACCTTTGATCGCCTGCTCTTTCGCCCGCAGAATTGGTACGGAGAGGCCGATATCGACGTGCGGCTGTCGACGCCGGTCGAAGCGATCGACCGGAACCAGAAGAAGCTGCGTCTCTTCGATGGGTCGACCATAGCCTACGACAAGCTGGCGCTTGCGACCGGAGCAACGCCACGTCGCCTTCCAAACGCGCTCGGAGGCGATCTGGCGGGTGTCTATACC from Peteryoungia desertarenae encodes the following:
- a CDS encoding PilZ domain-containing protein, producing the protein MENATHLAGVSSEMYERKWERFYVRRPARIMAVNPGLSGITMRSCEVLDISQGGAGLEITTTIGLSKHYYLQIIGLADRIGCAEAYRNGNRVGVRFIAPIPEAMLHRIVRADFMLGDNLRPPVNRPNIAYQNRPLR